The following proteins are encoded in a genomic region of Astatotilapia calliptera chromosome 22, fAstCal1.2, whole genome shotgun sequence:
- the LOC113014391 gene encoding phosphatidylinositol 4-kinase beta-like: protein MADAEGSPAVRSLRLSHSAQPPPPASSSSPTTFSCPSSPSSASSSSSSCSESSSDFLTHHHHHHHRHARPQLQLPPPTHGDQASSPSASPRSSSPSGSIGSTCSLGSSSASEGIGSGGTSSGGGDQRGPSPPLDVISEDAMEMDLGVEQVIDPEVALKACQEVLLKVKLQDDQRQHPADVAERGAVTQLISPDAGSIKEEDEEDTDTPSQPDPRPSARPEPFSPPSSSKQSWLLRLFESKLFDVSMAISYLYKSKEPGVQAYIGNRLFSFPDSEVDFYLPQLLNMYVHMDTEVGDAIRPYLIHRCSASITFSLLSAWLLGAYSSDMHISTQRHSRGTKLRKLILSDELNPAPSDSPTSSPSHRRHRHHRHDGSNAEASSMFGPGQGQAEVFVSPSRRTHQRSKSDATMASNGPGAGLRRTGSNPKVEAVHEEPERLRPQREFIKSLLCIGKRLATLPTKEQKTQRLISELSLLNHKLPARVWLPTAEHQHHVCRVPHTQAVVLNSKDKAPYIIYVEVLDCDSFETSPVPVRIPETRIRSARSAENLDCSTAANGSSGMTSEHRTGSFSTVPNYDNDDEAWATDDIGQLQVEMEAQTSSSDNISQFSVDSITSLESKEPVFIAAGDIRRRLSENLAHTPTAFRRDPEDPSAVALKEPWEEKVRRIREASPYGHLHTWRLLSVIVKCGDDLRQELLAYQVLRQLQSIWQQERVPLWIKPYKILVMSSDSGMIEPVLNAVSLHQVRKQSQLSLLDYFLQEHGSFTTEAFLTAQRNFVQSCAGYSLICYLLQVKDRHNGNILLDSEGHIIHIDFGFILSSSPRNLGFETSAFKLTSEFVDVMGGLNGDMFNYYKMLMLQGLIAARKHMEKVLQIVEIMQQGSHLPCFHGSSTIRSLKDRFHMSLTEEQLQLLVEQLVDGSVRSITTKLYDSFQYVTNGIM, encoded by the exons ATGGCCGACGCCGAAGGGTCCCCGGCTGTGCGCTCGCTCCGCCTTTCCCACTCCGCGCAACCCCCTCCCCCCGCCTCGTCCTCCTCTCCTACCACGTTCTCCtgcccctcctccccctccagcgcctcctcttcctcatcctcctgCTCTGAGAGTTCCTCAGACTTCCTCActcaccatcaccatcatcatcaccgtCACGCTCGCCCTCAGCTGCAGCTGCCTCCGCCCACCCACGGGGATCAGGCCTCCTCTCCCAGCGCCAGCCCCCGCAGCTCCTCCCCTAGTGGGAGCATCGGCAGCACCTGCAGCCTCGGTAGCAGCAGCGCCAGCGAGGGCATCGGCAGCGGAGGCACGTCGAGCGGTGGCGGCGACCAGCGAGGACCAAGTCCTCCGCTGGACGTCATCTCAGAGGACGCCATGGAGATGGACCTAGGTGTCGAGCAAG TCATCGACCCGGAGGTGGCGCTGAAGGCGTGCCAGGAAGTGCTCCTTAAAGTCAAACTGCAGGATGATCAGCGGCAGCACCCGGCAGATGTGGCAGAGCGCGGCGCCGTGACCCAGCTCATCAGCCCAGATGCCGGCTCCAtcaaagaggaagatgaggaagacACCGACACGCCGTCCCAGCCCGACCCGCGTCCTTCGGCTCGGCCAGAACCTTTCTCGCCACCGTCGTCATCAAAGCAGTCGTGGCTGCTGCGCCTGTTCGAGTCCAAGCTGTTTGACGTCTCCATGGCGATTTCCTACCTGTACAAGTCAAAGGAGCCGGGTGTGCAGGCGTACATCGGGAACCGCCTCTTCAGCTTCCCGGACAGCGAGGTCGATTTCTACCTGCCGCAGCTGCTCAACATGTACGTGCACATGGACACAGAGGTGGGCGACGCCATCCGACCGTACCTG ATCCACCGCTGCAGCGCCAGCATCACATTCTCGCTGCTCTCTGCCTGGCTGCTCGGTGCCTACTCCTCCGACATGCATATCTCCACCCAGCGCCACTCCAGAGGAACCAAACTCCGAAAGCTCATCTTGTCCGACGAGCTCAACCCCGCCCCATCTGACAGCCCCACATCCTCGCCGTCTCACCGTCGCCATCGCCATCACAGACACGATGGCAGCAACGCCGAGGCCTCTTCCATGTTTGGCCCTGGACAGGGACAAGCCGAGGTGTTTGTTTCCCCGTCCAGGAGGACCCACCAGAGATCCAAGTCGGATGCCACCATGGCGAGCAATGGACCTGGTGCTGGTCTCCGACGGACTGGCAGTAACCCAAAAGTGGAGGCGGTCCACGAAGAG CCCGAGCGTCTCCGTCCTCAGAGGGAGTTCATCAAGTCTCTGCTGTGCATCGGGAAGCGTCTCGCCACGCTGCCCACCAAAGAGCAGAAGACCCAGCGTCTGATCTCCGAGCTGTCGCTGCTCAACCACAAGCTGCCGGCCCGAGTGTGGCTGCCCACCGCCGAGCACCAGCACCACGTCTGCAGGGTCCCCCACACGCAGGCCGTGGTCCTAAACTCCAAGGACAAG GCTCCATACATCATCTACGTGGAGGTGTTGGACTGCGACAGCTTCGAGACGTCTCCCGTTCCCGTTCGCATCCCAGAGACGCGGATACGCTCGGCCCGCTCCGCGGAGAACCTGGACTGCAGCACTGCAGCTAATGGCAGCAGTGGTATGACATCGGAACACAGAACGGGAAGTTTCTCCACCGTCCCAAACTACGACAACGACGACGAGGCGTGGGCCACCGATGATATCGGGCAGCTGCAGGTGGAG ATGGAGGCTCAGACCAGCAGCAGCGACAACATCAGTCAGTTTTCAGTCGACAGCATCACGAGTCTGGAGAGCAAAGAGCCGGTGTTCATCGCCGCCGGAGACATCAG acgGCGGCTATCGGAGAACCTTGCTCACACTCCCACCGCATTCAGGAGGGACCCCGAGGACCCGTCGGCTGTTGCCCTCAAAGAGCCCTGGGAGGAGAAAGTCAG GCGGATCCGAGAGGCGTCTCCGTACGGCCACCTGCACACCTGGAGGCTGCTGTCGGTCATCGTGAAGTGTGGGGACGATCTGAGGCAGGAGCTGCTGGCCTATCAGGTCCTCAGACAGCTGCAG TCCATCTGGCAGCAGGAGCGCGTTCCTCTGTGGATCAAACCCTACAAAATCCTCGTCATGTCTTCAGACAGCGGGATGATCGAGCCCGTCCTCAACGCCGTCTCCCTGCACCAG GTGAGGAAGCAGAGTCAGCTGTCGCTGCTTGACTACTTCCTGCAGGAACACGGCAGCTTCACCACAGAGGCCTTCCTCACCGCTCAGAGGAACTTCGTGCAGAGCTGCGCCGGCTACAGCCTCATCTGCTACCTGCTGCAGGTCAAAGACAG GCACAACGGGAACATCCTGCTGGACTCCGAGGGCCACATCATCCACATCGACTTTGGCTTCATTCTCTCCAGCTCTCCTCGCAACCTCGGCTTCGAGACATCTGCCTTTAAGCTGACCTCGGAGTTCGTGGAC gtgaTGGGTGGGCTGAACGGAGATATGTTCAACTACTACAAGATGCTGATGCTTCAGGGTCTCATCGCAGCCAGGAAGCACATGGAGAAGGTGCTGCAGATCGTGGAGATCATGCAGCAAG GTTCCCACCTGCCGTGCTTCCACGGCTCGAGCACCATCCGTAGCCTGAAGGACCGTTTCCACATGTCTCTGACAGaggagcagctgcagctgctggtggagcagctCGTGGACGGGTCCGTGCGCTCCATCACCACCAAACTCTACGACTCCTTCCAGTATGTCACCAACGGCATCATGTGA